ACGCTCCGCGCCCCGCCGCCCGTCCCGCGCGCGCCGAGGCCTCACCGGCCGACGGCCGTGGCGCCGCGGCCACCGCACGCCGGGCCGCCCCGGGGGCGACCGGGCGTACCTCCACCGCAGCCCGGGCCTCCGGTCATCGCCCTCTTCCCCCTGCCGCCGCCTCCACCGGGCATCGCGGCACCGGTGATCGGCCCTGTCGGCCCCGCACCGCCTCCCGGAGCGGGCCTGGCTCCGGGAGTGGTGCCACCGGGCGCGGTCCCGCCTGGTGCGGTGCCACCGGGTGTGCTTCCACCGGGTGTGGTCGCGCCGGGCGTTGTGCCGCCGGGAGACATCCCGCCGGGTGCGGCCCGAGATCAGGTGCAGCAGCCGCCGCCGAGGAAGAACAAGCCGCGTACCGAAACACGCAACGAACCGCGGCGCTCCCTGGCCGGCCGTTTCATCCGGCGGGACCGCACCCCCACCGGACTCGGCATGCTGGCCGCGCTGTTCCTCATCCTCCTGCCCGCAGCCATCGCGGCCGCCGTGTTCGGCTCGCGCAGACTCTGACCGTCCGCAACCGTCCGCAGCCGTCCGCAGCCGTCCGCAACGAAAAGGGACCGCCGATGATCGAGAGTTTCGCCATCGTCCTGGGCGTCGCCCTGCTCGCCGCGACGGTCGTCCTGATCAAACACAGGTTCTGGCCGCCGGGACCGGATGACGAACCCCGCGAGGACGTCGCCGAGTACATCTCGATGATGGTCGGCGTGCTGTACGCCCTCGTCCTCGGCCTCGCCCTGGTGTCGGTGTGGGACGCCCACTCGGGAGCCGAGGACCACACCGCCGCCGAGGCCAGCGCCGCGCACCAGATCCATCTGCTCGCGTCAGGTCTGCCCGCACGGCAGGGCGACCGGATGCGCGGCGAGATCGAGTCGTACGTCCGGCACGTCGCCGACACCGAGTGGCCCGCCATGGCCGAGCGCGCACCGCTCGGCACGACGGGCTGGCAACTGCTCGACAAGGTGCGCGCGACGAGTCAGGTGCCCGCCGACGCCACGCCGGCCCAGCAGGCGACGGGCCAGGAGACGCTGGCACAACTGAGCATCCTCGACGAGGCACGCCGCGGACGTGAGGCCGACTCCGCGGAGCAGCTGTCCCCGGTGATCTGGTTCGGCCTGATCGTCGGCGGCGTCCTCACCATCGCCTTCATGTTCATGTTCGGCGTGCGGCGCAGCTTCACGCACGTCGTGATGGTGATGGGCCTCTCCGGCCTGATCACCTTCACCGTCCTCCTCATCTACCAGATGGACAGCCCCTTCGCCGGCCTGTTCGCCGTCGACGCGACTCCGTTCACGCGCTACTTCTGACCGGCCCGACCGGCTCCGGCGTCCGCCTCCAGCGCCGCCATCGCGGCGTTGTGCCCGGGGATGCCGCTGACACCGCCGCCGCGCACTGCGCCCGCGCCGCACAGCAGCACGTTGGCGTGCCGGGTCTCCACGCCCCAACGGCCGGTGCTCTCCTGGGCGTAGGGGAAGGCGAGGTCGCGGTGGAAGATGTTGCCGCCGGGCAGCCGTAGGTCCCGTTCCAGGTCGAGCGGGGTCTTCGCCTCGATGCAGGGGCGGCCCTGCGCGTCGAGGGCCAGACAGTCGGCGATCGGCTCGGCGAGGTGGGCGTCGAGCTGGGCGAGGGTGGACTTCAGGAGTTCGGCGCGCGCGGTGTCGTGGTCGCCGCCGAAGAGCCGGGCGGGTGTGTGCAGACCGAAGAGAGTGAGGGTCTGGCAGCCGCGCTCGACGAGGTCGGGCCCGAGGATGGTGGGGTCGGTGAGGGAGTGGCAGTAGATCTCGGAGGGCGGGGCGGCGGGCAGCGTACCGGCGGCGGCCTGGGCGTACGCGGTCCCCAACTCCGCGTAGCCCTCGGCGATGTGGAAGGTTCCCGCGAAGGCCTCGCGCGGGTCGACGGTCGTGTCCCGGAGCCGCGGCAGCCGTTCGAGCAGCATGTTGACCTTGAACTGGGCGCCTTCGGCCGGCTCGGGCGGCTCGTCGCCGAGCAGTCCCGCGAGGGCCTCCGGTGAGGCGTTGACCAGGACGTGGCGTGCGGAGGCGGTGTGTTCGGCGCCCTCCGTCCGGTACGCCACCTCGGCGTGCCGCCCATCGGTGTCGATCCGCGTCACCTCGCACCCCGTGCGCAGCCGCGCGCCCGACATGCGCGCCGAGTCGGCGATGGCGGAGGTGAGGGCGCCCATGCCGCCGACGGGCACGTTCCAGTCGCCGGTGCCGCCGCCGATGACGTGGTAGAGGAAGCAGCGGTTCTGTCGCAGGGACGGATCGTGGGCGTCGGCGAACGTGCCGATGAGGGCGTCGGTGAGGACGACGCCGCGCACCAGGTCGTCGGCGAAGCGCTCCTCGATGGCGGTGCCGATCGGCTCTTCGAAGAGGGTGCGCCACGCGGTGTCGTCGTCGACGCGGGCGCGCAGCTCGGCGCGGCTCGGCAGGGGTTCGGTGAGTGTGGGGAAGACGCGGCGGGCGACCTCGCCGGTCATGGTGTAGAACGCGCGCCAGGCGTCGTACTCGCGCTGTCCGCCGGTGAGCCGCGCGAAGGCCTGCCGGGTGCGGGCCTCGCCGCCGCCCACGAGGAGGCCGGTGGGGCGGCCGTCCCGGTCGGTGGGGGTGTAGGAGGAGATGGTGCGGGTGCGCACCCTGAAGTTGAGGTCGAGATCCCGGACGATCTTCTTCGGCAGCAGGCTGACGAGGTACGAGTAGCGGGAGAGCCGCGCGTCGACCCCGGGGAAGGGGCGGCTGGAGACGGCGGCGCCCCCGGTTCCGGAGAGCCGCTCCAGGAGCAGCACGGACCGTCCGGCGCGGGCGAGATAGGCGGCGGCGACAAGGCCGTTGTGGCCACCGCCGACGATGACGGCGTCGTACGCATCACGATCGGGCATGGCTCTTCCTAGCACGAGGCGCCCGGCTCGCGGACCGGCCGCCGCCCGTGGCGCACCGAACCGCGCCGGGCAGCGCCACACCTTCCTGACCGCTCGCAGGTCCGGGGTGCGCGGGGGCTCGCCTACCTGGTGTGCGCCTAGGCGGTGTCCGTGATCCAGTCGGCGACCGCCGCGGCGAGCTGCGACAAACCCGCTTCTGCCGGTTCGCAGTACTCATGCCTCCGGCCGGGTTGCGCCCCGGCTGATACACGGCTGCGACCGGACCGCCGGGTCGATGATGCAGAGTCGGGCGGGCCCGGCGTGAGTGGCTTCGGCTCGGCGATGCCGTGTGCCATGTCTGACATATGGTTCGAAGGGGACACCGGTGACAGCGGCCGGGTCCCTCCGGGCACCCGCCGGACCCCCGCGACGTTCGAAAGGCCCCGCTCTCATGTCGTCCAGCCCGCCACCCGAAACCGCCGAGCACGTCTTGCTGGTGGAGGACGACGACCTGATGCGTCGCTCCTTCGGTTCGGCCCTGGAGCGGTACGGCTATCGGGTGCGGACCGCGAGCGACGGCCTGGAGGGCCTGGAGCGCTTCCGCGAGGAGGACTTCGACCTGCTCGTCCTCGACGTGATGCTGCCCGGCCTCGACGGCATCGGACTGTGCCGCAGGGTCCGCGAGACCAGCCTCGTGCCCGTGCTGATGATGTCGGCGCGCGGCGACGGACTCGACGTGGTCGCCGGTCTGGAGGCCGGCGCCGACGACTACGTGGTCAAGCCCGTCGACACCTACGTCCTGGTCGCACGGATCCGATCCCTCCTGCGCCGCGCGACGTACCCGCGGCTCGCGGCCGCGCCCGGCACGGAGCAGGCGCCGCCGACCGGCCCCGGCGTGCTGGAGTTCGGCGATCTGCGCATCGACATGGGCGGCATGGTCGTGACCGTCGGCGGTGCGCCCGTCGCACTGACACCCACCGAGCTGAAGCTGCTGCTGGAGTTCGCGGCCGAGCCGGGGATCGTCCTCGACCGGCACGCGCTGCTGCGCAACGTGTGGGACTACGGCT
The window above is part of the Streptomyces venezuelae genome. Proteins encoded here:
- a CDS encoding DUF4239 domain-containing protein; this translates as MIESFAIVLGVALLAATVVLIKHRFWPPGPDDEPREDVAEYISMMVGVLYALVLGLALVSVWDAHSGAEDHTAAEASAAHQIHLLASGLPARQGDRMRGEIESYVRHVADTEWPAMAERAPLGTTGWQLLDKVRATSQVPADATPAQQATGQETLAQLSILDEARRGREADSAEQLSPVIWFGLIVGGVLTIAFMFMFGVRRSFTHVVMVMGLSGLITFTVLLIYQMDSPFAGLFAVDATPFTRYF
- a CDS encoding phytoene desaturase family protein; the protein is MPDRDAYDAVIVGGGHNGLVAAAYLARAGRSVLLLERLSGTGGAAVSSRPFPGVDARLSRYSYLVSLLPKKIVRDLDLNFRVRTRTISSYTPTDRDGRPTGLLVGGGEARTRQAFARLTGGQREYDAWRAFYTMTGEVARRVFPTLTEPLPSRAELRARVDDDTAWRTLFEEPIGTAIEERFADDLVRGVVLTDALIGTFADAHDPSLRQNRCFLYHVIGGGTGDWNVPVGGMGALTSAIADSARMSGARLRTGCEVTRIDTDGRHAEVAYRTEGAEHTASARHVLVNASPEALAGLLGDEPPEPAEGAQFKVNMLLERLPRLRDTTVDPREAFAGTFHIAEGYAELGTAYAQAAAGTLPAAPPSEIYCHSLTDPTILGPDLVERGCQTLTLFGLHTPARLFGGDHDTARAELLKSTLAQLDAHLAEPIADCLALDAQGRPCIEAKTPLDLERDLRLPGGNIFHRDLAFPYAQESTGRWGVETRHANVLLCGAGAVRGGGVSGIPGHNAAMAALEADAGAGRAGQK
- the cseB gene encoding two-component system response regulator CseB; translation: MSSSPPPETAEHVLLVEDDDLMRRSFGSALERYGYRVRTASDGLEGLERFREEDFDLLVLDVMLPGLDGIGLCRRVRETSLVPVLMMSARGDGLDVVAGLEAGADDYVVKPVDTYVLVARIRSLLRRATYPRLAAAPGTEQAPPTGPGVLEFGDLRIDMGGMVVTVGGAPVALTPTELKLLLEFAAEPGIVLDRHALLRNVWDYGWDADTRVVDLCVQRLRRKIGRDRIETVRGFGYKLRR